AGAAGATGAATAAAGGGGTTTTACAAAATAATTCCCCGGTTCAACAAATGATTGCATCCGTTAATCCAAGTTTATGGAacataaacaatttaattaagcCACCTTTTATATCATCATCACCTTCCTCCTCTTCTTCAAGTATAATTACCAACAACTTCTTGGCTCCACCTCcttatagtagtaataataatattaatgatgTTATTATAAGTCATAATAATCAtagttttaataataataataataaccttaTGCAAGCTAATCAACATAGTATGAATATGTCTACCACTTCCTCATCTTGGTTATTAGATGATGATCATCAACAAAATCTTCCATTTCATGGGTCTTGGAGCCAACTTCTCTTGTATGATTTCTATCTCTTTTGGTTTCGATATGATTATTTTAGTAGCGGAGTCAGAATTACTCGTTTCGTCTTTGTATATACCTTTTTTCCAAGGGGAAATAATTACTCTAGTAAGTCTGGAGTAACACTCATGAAAACAATATTTTTGTAGCATTTTTAGAATGCTTtttatatcttttttttttaaatactaCTCTTTCTTGTtgaatttcttattttgttataTCCTATATATTTAATTTTTTATATGCTATGAACTCATTAtgtaataaactaaaaatatgtAATTAACATTAGCAaatgttccaaaataaaaaataataattaactaATAGTACTAATATAGTCTTTCAATATTTCCATTTCATTATAGGGAAGAGATTTAGTTTTatgattagttaattagttatcCATGTCAATCAAATCTTGTATAGTTTCTCACTTTCCCTTCCTTAGCAAACATTTTGTTTTATTTAAATACTAAATTGATCTACTTTTTGTTGTATATTCCTTAATCATCAATTGAAAGTTGATTTAGCCAAATCTCTATATTTTTCTAAAAAATTTTAATTTCATCTTAGTCTAATTTTTATAAAACCGCCTTACACCAGTATTTGTCTTTTCTATAATGGGTTATTGAATTTGCATATGCAGAGGTGGATTATTAATGGGAGAAgaagcaaaaaggatggagaattGGGAAGAGCAACTATTGCTTCAACAACATCATAATACTCTTGTAGATCATGTGAAACAAGAGAGCTCAGTAAATAGTTATATTAACACCAACAATAATAACATTAACAATAACACAAATAATAATGTTTATATTActcataataatgataataatcaaGAATTTCAGCTAGCAGCAAATTGGTCTTCTCAACAAATTAGTAATATTCCAGCTTCCTCTCCTCAGTCTTGTGTTACCACTACTATTAACAACACCAACATGTTGGATTTCTCTTCAAAATGTGCTAATGATAATCTTCACCCTAGGCCTAATAATAACCCTGTTCATTTCCAAGATCACTCTTCTGAGGtaagaactttttttttttgagaagttTTCGTGTAAAATAATAGTCGTGAGAAACTTTCATATCAACCGACTCTGAAAACATTTATATATCCAATGACTTTACCAGTCAAGCTAGTTAACATTTATCACAAAATGCATGTGTCTGAAACACTCCCATCTATGATGGGGTGAAGGATCATATGTAGTAAAtatagtgttttttttttaagacAATAAACTTtcatatataaaataaaactacTACAAAGTGTTATAGATTGTTTTCTTAATGACTCGTAATGAAAATCAGGTTAAACCCGATAGTACTATAAAAAGACGTAAAACTTCCAATCTTATTTGCATATATGTGAAAACATTTCCaattttgtttgttgcattgttATTATCTATTGCTAtccaaaaataattaaaaatgcataatgaattaatgtaattttttccTAATATTCTTGTAATTGATGAATGGTTTATAATTAGTACCCGTAGAAATTTAGGAGGATAATCATATATGTAGTTAGTGAAGTAGAAGTTTAGGGTGATGAATTAATGGTCATAAACtcatttttcttttgtttatttgGAAATCATGAAATTTATTTCTCAAGTATTTAGAATATGATATTAATTAATCACCCTAATATTGAAATAAATATACTCCATAATTAGTTATTCAGCTAGTCTTACTTAAAACCGTGTTAACTTGAAACCTTTCACAACCTTCTCTAGTCGGTACTGAAGTTGTCTTAATTTAAGACGTTTTTAATTAAGAATTGGTGTTATTTGTTAATCCCATTTTCATTGTATATGTATTGTAGTGTACCACAGGTGGGGTACAAAAGAAAGCAAAGGTTCAACCTTCAGCAAGTCAGTCAACTTTCAAGGTAAACCTTATTAAACAAATTACAATCTAATTACATAAGTTATAATTCCTTGTATATATCACCATCATTACTCTACAAATCTTTCAATCTCACAAAAGCACAACTACAAAAACACAAATCTTTCAATTTCACATGAAAAACAATACATACACCTACTATGTGTGTAACCCTTGTTGTCTTTCTCTTTATGTCTATTTCTTCCAAGCTTTTTTATTCTCTCTTTCTTCACCAACCTATATGTTTGTCTTCTCAATTCCCATCCATCCATGTATTATACAAGATAACATGCTAGTACTAGACATTATCCTTTTTTCCCCTTGCATACTTGCATATAAGATTCAAAATAAAACAATTAGTGTCGAGTTAAGATGGACTAGTCACTGGGTGGTACTAATTTCGATATAAATATACTCACATTTAATAATACGAAGTTTAAAATGAACATAACAATGGATGAGAATATGACTGTACTCAAACTCAGTATCACCTGTCGGGTGACTGCACATCGTTATTGTGTTTAGGTAAAATTATATCATTATACATTATTTTGTTGATTATCCTTCTCAATGTTGGGAAAAAAACAGGTGAGGAAGGAGAAATTAGGAGATAGGATTACTGCCCTTCATCAACTTGTTTCTCCATTTGGAAAGGTAAGAAAtcgtttgattaaaatacctcttacaaataataaatatggtaaataaataattgaaacgaAAGGAGTACGTATCATAGTGACAATTTGTTTTGGGAGTTACTAACTCCAATTACTTGCTTCCAATTACTTGTACTAGTAGTGTTGTGCGTCATTATGAACAAGCATACAATTAAGTGATCAATGTACGTAAGACGTACAATTATTATTATATGTTTACTTAGCAATCTTATCAACTGAGCAGTTTAACATAATTATTGTAGTAATTTGTGAGCATGATTGCAAACATGTAGATCGATCTTTTTAGATGCATCTCATAAAGTCTTAAAGTTAATTTCCCATATACTATATCATACTTTGTTTGTTACTCCATTTGTCAATCTTTTTTCAATATAACTTTTCATCTTTTTCCACACAAAAATTGTGACCATAATATGCTTTTATCAGTTGGTCTCCTTTAAGACAGTCATATCCATTTTAAGTTTAAAACATGTCAAATATTAACTCATATTATTAAATGAGACTTGTCATTTCTAAGATATTTGAGCTATTTCATTATTAAGATGAATATATCGGTCTTAAACAAGAAATTATGTTTATTTACCTACATTCATCTCTTTTGCAGACTGACACGGCTTCCGTGTTGTTAGAAGCCATT
This sequence is a window from Silene latifolia isolate original U9 population chromosome 8, ASM4854445v1, whole genome shotgun sequence. Protein-coding genes within it:
- the LOC141597289 gene encoding transcription factor bHLH68-like, which codes for MNKGVLQNNSPVQQMIASVNPSLWNINNLIKPPFISSSPSSSSSSIITNNFLAPPPYSSNNNINDVIISHNNHSFNNNNNNLMQANQHSMNMSTTSSSWLLDDDHQQNLPFHGSWSQLLLGGLLMGEEAKRMENWEEQLLLQQHHNTLVDHVKQESSVNSYINTNNNNINNNTNNNVYITHNNDNNQEFQLAANWSSQQISNIPASSPQSCVTTTINNTNMLDFSSKCANDNLHPRPNNNPVHFQDHSSECTTGGVQKKAKVQPSASQSTFKVRKEKLGDRITALHQLVSPFGKTDTASVLLEAIGYIRFLQSQVEALSLPYLTNGAGSKKQPHTGEGERKCIFPEDPGQLLNENSLKRKGGPVQELHEEAKDLRSKGLCLVPISCTMHVGSDNGADYWAPAFGGGFR